In the Pseudanabaena sp. PCC 7367 genome, one interval contains:
- a CDS encoding folate/biopterin family MFS transporter, with amino-acid sequence MQSQTSETSFWAKVATNLGLVGKFDLEKGAIALIYIVQGALGISHLALSFFLKDELGLSPAQSAAMIGFAMLPWTIKPLYGFISDCLPIAGYRRRPYLVFFNLLGALSWVFMAQAVHTPTMALGTILVGTLSMAFSDVIIDALVVQRARAESEGDAGSLQAFTWGCMSVGAIASAYFSGSLVEEFGTRPVFMIAAILPILDAVAAFAISDAKISFAQINDELLKVTAAQELDQPPSSAPEASLEPDHSDRPAVNTFQLAWQNVRQQMKQLWQAVSGKSILLPTLFIFLWQATPSADSAFFYFVTNDLSFNPEFLGRVRLVTSVASLVGVWIFQRYLRDVPMRRIFLWTTIISTLLGLTSLLLVTHANRMIGIDDRWFSLGDSLILTVAGRIAFMPLLVLAARLCPVGIEATLFALLMSVLNLAGLCSYQLGAGLTYLLGITETNFENLWILVTITNLTTLLPLPFLHWLPADGGNMASLNNPEQPEPNLGSTPELLSSSNNGATKLDIASPEPVAIASNNQSDQHPDAAALVAPEVDAGSSI; translated from the coding sequence GTGCAAAGCCAAACCAGCGAAACCAGTTTCTGGGCAAAGGTTGCAACCAACTTGGGCTTAGTCGGCAAATTTGATTTAGAAAAAGGGGCGATCGCCCTGATCTATATAGTCCAGGGGGCATTGGGGATTTCCCACCTGGCATTGAGTTTTTTCTTGAAGGATGAATTAGGGCTCAGCCCTGCCCAATCCGCCGCCATGATCGGCTTTGCGATGTTGCCCTGGACAATCAAACCACTCTACGGGTTTATTTCCGATTGCCTGCCGATCGCTGGTTATCGCCGCCGCCCCTATCTGGTGTTTTTTAACCTGCTGGGGGCGCTTAGCTGGGTATTTATGGCTCAGGCTGTGCACACACCAACAATGGCGCTAGGCACAATCCTGGTAGGCACGTTGTCGATGGCGTTCTCGGATGTAATTATTGATGCACTGGTGGTGCAAAGGGCCAGGGCGGAATCAGAGGGTGATGCTGGCTCATTGCAAGCTTTTACCTGGGGCTGTATGTCAGTTGGGGCGATCGCTTCGGCCTATTTTAGTGGTTCCCTGGTGGAAGAATTTGGCACCCGCCCGGTGTTTATGATCGCCGCAATTTTGCCAATTCTGGATGCGGTAGCGGCATTTGCGATCTCTGACGCTAAAATCAGCTTCGCCCAAATTAATGATGAATTGCTCAAGGTGACAGCGGCGCAGGAACTAGATCAGCCTCCTAGCTCAGCACCAGAAGCAAGCCTAGAGCCGGATCATAGCGATCGCCCTGCGGTCAATACCTTCCAACTGGCATGGCAGAATGTGCGCCAGCAAATGAAGCAGCTCTGGCAGGCGGTCAGCGGTAAAAGTATTCTCTTGCCCACCTTATTTATCTTTCTGTGGCAGGCCACCCCTTCAGCGGATTCAGCTTTCTTTTATTTCGTAACCAATGATCTAAGCTTTAATCCAGAATTTCTGGGTCGGGTGCGATTGGTGACCAGTGTGGCCAGCCTGGTAGGCGTATGGATTTTTCAGCGCTATTTGCGTGATGTGCCAATGCGGCGCATATTCCTGTGGACGACAATCATTTCTACCCTGCTGGGGCTAACCAGTTTGCTGTTGGTGACCCATGCGAATCGCATGATTGGCATTGACGATCGCTGGTTTAGCCTGGGCGATAGCTTGATCCTTACTGTAGCGGGTCGAATTGCCTTTATGCCGCTGTTGGTTTTGGCGGCGCGGCTCTGCCCCGTTGGGATCGAGGCTACTCTCTTTGCCCTGCTGATGTCGGTGCTCAACTTAGCTGGACTCTGTTCCTATCAATTGGGAGCCGGATTAACCTATCTGTTGGGCATTACTGAAACCAATTTTGAGAATCTCTGGATTCTGGTTACTATTACTAACCTAACTACACTCCTGCCGCTGCCGTTTTTGCATTGGCTTCCGGCTGATGGGGGTAATATGGCTAGCTTAAATAATCCTGAGCAACCAGAGCCGAATCTAGGTTCCACGCCAGAACTATTGTCTTCTAGTAATAATGGGGCTACAAAGTTAGACATTGCAAGTCCTGAGCCAGTGGCGATCGCTAGCAATAATCAGAGCGATCAGCATCCGGATGCTGCTGCCCTGGTCGCGCCAGAAGTTGATGCAGGTAGCTCAATTTAG
- a CDS encoding PAS domain S-box protein, producing MLELQSISQAIDRKPLVVNDDVSVWAVIEQLRTQSSAKYVLVTRNGQLKGIFTAANLIEIVGLEHGWQEMPIAAVMQTPAVTLPESELENHPTKLLELFERHKIDCLPIVDDQGAIVGTLTEQDLGRLVIKQTAESDRKQAEQELKQAKEQLQAVIDAVPGFVSWIDQNGRYIGVNRKLADVLELPPEEIVGKPVGFSGSSSKLKQFAVQFMASDDVTTSQIIDTNFNNRKYHYLVAAQKYNHNQAIVSVGIDITTTQKSQEALRSLVAGTAAVTGTEFFAVLVQYLAQALEVKCAVVAELEDGCSTVALWLNGRLGENFEYDPASTPCNMVIKKGVYYCRSQVGQKFPVLNQFLASEPMESYFGIRLENSAREPIGILCVLDDRPLENEEIARYILSIFAARAAAELERQQVELALKQSKLDLEARVNTRTQDLIAANDELRAEITQKELVKQALAASEEKFRHIFEDAPIGISLVDLNNRYIQVNSRLCRLLGYEATELEGKTLQDVTHPDDLQKELPYLEQVILGQIDSYNLEQRYIRKDGSSWWANLIATVVRDDAGSILYTLGMVEDISDRKRSEQALLQSEERFRKIFESGPLGMAIIGFNQSIIKVNAMLCEMLGYAETEMTRLTLRDITVPEDVNLDLSETKQLYYGRISQFHTEKRYIKKDLSSIWVLVNYSAMRDHSGKTINVLIAVRDITRQREAQEYIQASLQEKEVLLKEIHHRVKNNLHVIANLLDLQAQNIEDEAIADLFIDSQNRIHAMALIHEQLYQSPAAGKVCFREYVENLAENLFQSYCFNIKQIEWQIKIEPVILNLETAIPCGLILNELVANSIKYAFPGCQSGQISIEFRSIEPDHINPAIDNSMIASPRLTKDGAKQASLPKFELVIGDSGVGIPTTIDWQNSTSMGLRLVRILGRQLEAEIELEQVNGTQFRLVFGELKYKERFKAYDAGKGTGG from the coding sequence ATGTTAGAGTTACAGTCCATCTCCCAAGCCATAGACCGCAAGCCATTAGTTGTTAATGACGATGTTTCGGTCTGGGCAGTAATTGAGCAACTTCGCACCCAAAGTAGTGCCAAGTATGTTTTGGTAACCAGAAATGGACAACTGAAGGGAATTTTCACTGCTGCAAATCTGATTGAAATAGTTGGCTTGGAGCATGGCTGGCAAGAAATGCCGATCGCTGCAGTAATGCAAACCCCAGCGGTAACATTGCCAGAATCGGAGCTGGAAAATCATCCTACTAAGCTGCTTGAATTATTTGAACGCCATAAAATTGATTGTTTGCCGATTGTTGATGACCAGGGAGCGATCGTTGGCACCCTGACGGAGCAAGATTTAGGGCGATTGGTAATCAAACAAACAGCAGAAAGCGACCGCAAACAGGCAGAGCAAGAACTTAAACAGGCCAAAGAACAGCTTCAAGCCGTCATTGATGCGGTGCCAGGCTTTGTCTCTTGGATTGACCAAAATGGGCGCTACATCGGTGTAAATCGTAAGCTGGCCGATGTCCTGGAGCTACCTCCTGAAGAAATTGTTGGTAAACCGGTGGGATTTTCCGGCAGTAGCAGCAAGCTTAAACAGTTCGCCGTACAATTTATGGCCAGTGATGATGTTACGACTTCTCAGATCATCGATACAAACTTCAACAATAGAAAATATCACTACCTGGTAGCCGCCCAGAAATATAATCACAATCAGGCGATCGTCTCCGTGGGGATTGACATCACCACCACTCAAAAAAGCCAGGAAGCACTACGATCTCTGGTGGCAGGCACCGCCGCAGTCACTGGCACAGAATTCTTTGCCGTTTTGGTTCAGTACCTGGCTCAGGCGTTGGAAGTGAAATGTGCAGTCGTAGCTGAGCTAGAAGATGGTTGTAGTACCGTTGCGCTCTGGTTGAATGGTCGCTTAGGTGAAAATTTTGAATATGACCCGGCCAGTACCCCCTGTAACATGGTAATAAAAAAAGGGGTGTATTACTGTCGTAGTCAAGTCGGGCAAAAATTCCCTGTTCTTAATCAATTCCTCGCCAGCGAACCGATGGAAAGCTACTTTGGCATTCGCTTAGAGAATTCAGCCAGAGAACCAATTGGGATTCTTTGCGTTTTAGACGATCGCCCCCTGGAGAACGAAGAAATTGCCCGTTATATTCTTTCCATTTTTGCGGCCAGGGCTGCGGCTGAGCTGGAACGACAGCAGGTAGAACTGGCATTGAAACAGTCCAAGTTAGACCTAGAAGCAAGAGTGAATACTCGCACTCAGGATCTGATTGCCGCCAATGATGAGTTACGGGCGGAAATTACCCAAAAAGAGCTAGTTAAGCAGGCATTAGCCGCCAGCGAAGAAAAATTCAGGCATATTTTTGAAGACGCGCCGATCGGCATTAGTCTGGTTGATCTAAATAATAGATATATTCAAGTCAATTCCCGCCTATGTCGACTATTGGGCTATGAGGCAACAGAACTAGAGGGCAAAACCTTGCAAGATGTCACCCATCCCGATGACTTACAAAAGGAACTGCCCTACCTGGAACAGGTAATTCTTGGGCAGATCGATAGTTATAACCTGGAACAGCGCTACATCAGGAAAGATGGTTCAAGCTGGTGGGCGAATCTAATTGCCACCGTAGTGCGTGATGATGCGGGTTCAATCCTATATACACTGGGCATGGTGGAAGACATCAGCGATCGCAAACGCTCAGAACAAGCCCTGTTGCAAAGTGAGGAACGCTTTCGCAAAATTTTTGAATCGGGCCCATTGGGCATGGCAATTATTGGCTTTAATCAGAGCATTATTAAAGTAAATGCAATGCTCTGCGAGATGCTGGGCTATGCGGAAACCGAAATGACCAGACTGACCCTGCGTGATATTACTGTGCCAGAGGATGTCAATCTAGATCTGAGTGAAACCAAACAGCTCTACTATGGCCGCATCAGTCAATTTCACACCGAGAAGCGCTACATCAAAAAAGATCTCTCTTCAATTTGGGTTCTGGTCAACTATTCAGCGATGCGCGATCACAGTGGCAAAACCATCAATGTCTTGATCGCGGTGCGAGATATTACCAGGCAAAGAGAAGCCCAAGAATATATTCAAGCCTCTTTGCAAGAGAAAGAAGTATTGCTGAAGGAAATTCACCACCGGGTTAAGAATAACTTGCATGTAATTGCGAATCTGCTTGATTTACAAGCTCAAAATATAGAAGATGAGGCGATCGCTGATCTATTCATTGACAGCCAAAATCGAATCCATGCCATGGCCTTGATCCATGAACAGCTCTATCAATCGCCAGCGGCCGGTAAAGTTTGCTTTCGTGAGTATGTGGAGAATCTAGCTGAGAACTTATTTCAATCCTACTGCTTTAATATTAAGCAAATTGAGTGGCAGATTAAGATAGAACCAGTTATATTAAATCTAGAGACGGCAATTCCCTGTGGCTTAATCCTGAACGAACTAGTTGCAAACTCGATTAAATATGCTTTTCCTGGCTGCCAATCGGGTCAGATATCAATAGAATTTAGATCGATCGAACCAGATCATATCAACCCAGCGATCGACAACAGTATGATCGCCTCACCCAGACTAACCAAAGATGGTGCTAAACAGGCTAGTTTGCCCAAATTTGAACTTGTAATTGGCGATAGTGGGGTTGGCATCCCGACAACAATCGACTGGCAAAATTCTACTTCAATGGGCTTGCGTCTAGTTCGCATCCTGGGGCGGCAGCTAGAGGCTGAAATCGAGCTTGAGCAAGTGAACGGAACTCAGTTTCGTCTAGTTTTTGGTGAGTTGAAGTATAAAGAGAGGTTCAAAGCCTATGACGCAGGTAAAGGTACTGGTGGTTGA